The stretch of DNA CGTACCAGGGAGAGACATTGCCGGGCCAGTGGGCGAAGCAGATCGTCGCCACATGGTCCGAGTCCATCGCTTCGCCCAGCCGTTGAAACAGGGCGATGAAGCTGTCAGGCGTGCTGGCGTCGAGCGGCGGTCGGGCGATGGCGTCGATCTTGCAGCCGTCATTTCCTTGCCACGAAACCTTGGTCTGGTTCGAGTGGGTGAACTTGCCGTCGTCCATCGTGGCGTGGATCGCCCCGTGAAAACCAAGGCTCTTCAGCACTTGCGGCAGAAACGAGGAAAGGCCGAAGCGGCGGCGGCCGAAGATGGTCGGGCGATACCCTACATGTTTTTCGTACGCCGAGATGCCTTGCCGGAAGTTGGCCAGCAGCGTTTCTGGATCGTACAGCGGTAGCGGGCCTTCGCGGTATTCGCCGCCAATCAGGCCGCACTGTTTCGCTTGTAACTTTTCTCGCAGCTTCGCAGCCGTCTCGGGCTGCGACTGAGCAAGCTGCTCGATCACTTCGCCGCTGGCGACGACGTTGGTCGGCTGCCCGTTTTCCAGTTCCTTCGCCAGGGCGGTCAGCGTTGTTGACGCGCAGAGGGTCAGGTCCAGAAAGTAGGAGTCGACCGGATAGAAGCTGTTTCGTTCTTCGGCGAGAACGTCGAAGCAGGTTTGCAGCAGCACGCGAGCCGCTTCGGTCTCGCCGATCACGGCCGACTGGGCGGCGGCGACCAGCTTTTCGCTGAAATAGACCTCGTCCAAATTGCTGGAGTAACGCATCTGCCGCGTCAGTAGTTCGGTCTGCAAGTAGCAGTAACCGAGGGCGACAAAGTCTGCGGCGAGATCCTCTTCCAGGCTGTCGGGGTTTTCGAGGCCTTCCAGCGCGGCGGCGATCGCTTCGTCGCGATTGACCATTTTGCGGATCACCTTGGCGCCCGATTCTTTGGCCCGGCGAGAAAATCCGGCCTGCATATCCTTTTCGCTGACCAGCGGGATCAGCAGCAGACGCTCATCCAGGGTGTCCGGCGGCGAGTCGATGCGGGCCCATTGCGGCATTTTTCCGGTCCCGGCGATCAGTTCAGGACGCCAGATCGCCGACCAGCAGGCAAGTAGGCTCGCCGCTTCGTCTCCGCGATGATGCGTCGGAAAGTCCTCGAAACTGTGGCAGGGGATCAGGATGTAGACTTCTTGATACATCAACGAGGCGGCTCTTGGGCAGGGTGGTGATGCGGCAAATCCGGGGCGGACGTGTCGGCATTATAGCCGAGACGCGGCGGTGGGCGACATCCACCGTTAGGCCATGATTTGTCAGAAGTTATTGTCGTTAAACGTGTTACAGCACGAACTGCGAAGCTGAAATGCAGCCTTAGGCAGCACGCAAATTCTTAAAAATTCGAATGGCGGGAGTAGGGTTTTGTGTCGTAAGTTATTTTGTAGTAGTGGTTTGCTGCGTTTTCTGCCCCCCGCAAATTCATTGACACTTCAGGTTCGCCCGCATTAGAATAAATCAAGCTGCCGCCCAGGTCTGCTGCGGCGTCAGTTCTCATCTTCCGTTCTACCTAAATACTTTTCGCGATCAGCACGCGGCGGCTGGCTTTTCTGTGGTGCAGGGGAAATCTCTGCTCGACTTCGCTATATTACCGCTCAGTTTCTGCGCAAATTTCGAGTGAATTGAGGACCCAACATGGCTGCTGGGAAAGGCGTTTGGAGCATTGATATCGGGCATGCCGCGATCAAGGCGCTCCGATGCACGGTGCATGATGATGGTTTTTGGCTGGTTGCCGACGCCTTCGATTACATCGAATATCCAAAGCTGTTGACGCTGCCGGACACCAATCCGGAGCAGATGATTCGCGATGCGCTGAAAGAGTTTCTGTCGCGCAACGAACTGAAGAACGACAAAGTTGCGATCTCGGTGCCGGGGCAGGCCGGTCTGGCTCGTTTCTTCAAGGCGCCGCCGGTCGAAGCGAAACGCATTCCCGACATCGTCAAGTACGAAGCGAAGCAGCAGATCCCGTTCCCGCTCGACGAAGTGGTTTGGGATTATCAGCCGATGCCGGGCGCCCATGTCGAAGAAGGGATCTCGCTGGAGACCGAAATCGGCATCTTCGCGATGAAGCGGGACCAGGTTTTCCGCTCGCTGCAGCCGTTTTTGGACGCCGGGATCGACGTCGACTTCGTGCAGCTGACGCCGGTCGCGCTGTACAACTTCGTCGCGCATGACCTACTGACCGCCAATCCGACCAAAGAAGAATATGACCCGGCCAATCAGCCTGAGTCGTACGTGATCCTCTCGATGGGAACCGAGACGACCGATCTGGTCATCACCAATGGTTTCCGCGTCTGGCAGCGTAGCTTGCCGATCGGCGGTAACCACTTTACGAAGCAGCTGACCAGAGACCTGAAGCTGACCTTCGCCAAGGCCGAGCACTTGAAGCGTCATGCCCGCGAAGCGGACGACGCCAAGCTGATTTTCCAGTCGATGCGGCCGAAGTTCAACGAACTGGTGACCGACATCCAGCGTTCGATCGGCTTTTTCCAGACCCTCGACCGTAAGGCGAAGATCTCGCGGATCGTGCCGGTTGGCAACGCGATGAAGCTGCCCGGTCTGGTCTCGTACCTGGCCAAGAACCTCGGCTACGAAGCGGTCGAAATCGACGGCTTTCAAAAGCTGTCAGGTTCTGAAGTCACCTCGTCGGCGGCGTTCCGCGACAACATCATGTCGTTCGCCACCTGCTACGGCATGTGCTTGCAGGGGCAGCGGAAGTCGTGCCTGCAGACCAACCTGCTGCCGCAGGAAATCTTGGTCGACCGACTGATCCGCGAAAAGAAGCCGTGGGCGGTCGCGGCGGTCGCCGCGCTGCTATTGGCCTGCACGGTCAACTTCTTTTTCCACTGGAAGGCCTGGAACACAGCCGATCCGGAGAAGTTTGCTCAGGCCATTAGTGCCGTAAAATGGGTTGAGCAGCAGAGCAGTTCGCACAAGTCGACTGACGATCAATATATGACCGACGCCGAGAACCTGCGGGCGATCGGCAACTACGTGGTTGGCAACGAAGAGAACCGTCGCCTCTGGCCGGAGTTGCTGCGAGCGGTCACCGCCTCGCTGCCGACCTATGAAGGGAAGCCGGAAGAGCTGTGGAAGATGCCGATCGAAGAACGGCCGTTCCTGTACATCGACAGCGTCGAATCGAAGTATTACCCCGACGTCAGCTTCTGGTACACCGTATCGCTGCGCGAACGTTATCGCCAAACAGTCGATAACAGCAAACGCCTGGACGAAGCGGCCGAAGTGGGTCTGACTGCGGAAGACTTGGACGAAAAGGGCGCCGCTCCTGTCGAAGAAGGCGCCGAGCCTGGCGCTGCTAACCCGATGACGCCGGCCGCCGCGCCTGACGCTTCGATGGAGGAGGAAATTACTCCGGCCGAAGGGGAAGAGGCGATGGAGATGGTCGACGAGAACGGCGAAATCGTTGACGCGTTGGCCGGGCCGACCGAAAGCGGCTGGGTGATCCAGCTGAAAGGAAAGCACTTCCACAACAGCACCAAGGCCCGTCAGAATTCGGGGCCGCAGTATGTTCGTAATACGCTGATCCATCAGCTTGAGTCGGGCTCGATCATGCTGGACGACGGCAGCGGTCAGATGATCGAAGTCAGCATGAAGGAACTGGGGATTTCGCACCCTGTGATCGTGCTCGACTCGGTTCCGCGGACCGTTCAGGTCGACAATCCCGACTACGATCCGGCCACGATGGGCATGAACGGCGAAGCCGGCATGATGGCCCCGATGGGCGGCGTGAACCCGATGGGCGCCGCGGGGGAAATCGTTCCGCCCAAGATCCCCGTCAAGGTTTACGAGTTCACCGTCCAGTTCTGCTGGCAGGAAACGCCAGTGAGCAAGCGTATCGAAAACAAGAAACTAGAAGCTGAAGCCGCGGCGGAAGCTGCTGCGGCCGCTGCTGCCGCCGAGGAGGGATTTTAAGCCATGGATCAAATGCGTGTCTTTCTCGCCGCGATGAAGAAATACGGCTTCTGGGTTTTGACCGGGCTCGTGTTGGTGGCCTCGCTGGGCGTCTGGTTTTACGCGTCAATGACGATTGACGCCGATCTGGCGAAGCAGAAATCGGAGATCGAATCGAAACGGAACTCGGCCCAGCAGATCGCTTCGACCGAAGAGCACCCGAACGAAAAATTCGCCGCCGGCATGGAAGGGTGGCTCAATCGCTATCGCGAAGATATCGCCAAGAGCTGGCAATATCAGTGGGAGTCGCAGCAAAAGGAATTGGTCTGGCCGAAGGAGCTGAACGCCGGTCGGATCGACTTTGCGGCGACGGTCAACTCGGTACTGCAGAACCACCCAATCGAAGCGGTGCCGGATGAAGAATTGGTAAAGGGACGTACCGGTTTGACGACGCAGCTCTGCGAAGTCTACCGCGACTACATCAAAGAAGAATTGCCGAAGCTGGCCGAGAAAATCGGCGCCGAATGGAACGTGGCCGAAAATGCGGGCGGCGGCGGTGGTTTTGCCGGCGGCTTCGCTGGCGGTGGCGGCGATTTCGCCATGGAAGGAATGGGGCCGATGGGTGGCGCCAATCCGGGCGTCGGCGTCAAGGAGCGTCCCGTCGTGCTCTGGGATTCCGCGAATCAGCAGATGATTCAAGCGAAGAGCTTCGATTGGTCGAAGCGTCCGAACAATCGTCCCACGCCGCGAGAAGTGCTCTACGCTCAGGAAGACCTGTGGGTCTTGGAAAACCTGATGCGGATCATCAAGGCGGTCAACGGCGACACGACCGAACATCACCTCGCCGCCATCAAACGCATCGAAGCGATTGAGCTTGGCAAAGGGGTCGCCAACCAGCGTATCCAACTCGAACTTCCTCCGATGATCGCCGCTGCCGGCGAAGACGGCATGGAGATGGGAATGGACGGAATGGGTATGGGAATGGATGGCATAGGGATGGACGGAATGGGCATGGATGGCATGGATCCCGAGATGATGGGGATGGACGGTATGGGGATGGATGGCATGGGAATGGACGGAATGGGCATGGACGGAATGGGCATGGGTGGCGCCATGGCGCCGGTCGATCCCGCGATGTTCCGCTATGTCGACAAGGACTACAAGAAGATCGACGCCGAAACGCTGAAGACGGCGATGACGTCCCCCACAGAAGAAGGTTATTATCTGGCGGTCGCCAAGCGGTTGCCGGTTCGCATGCGGATCACCATCGATCAACGCAAAATTGACAAGCTGTTGGTCGAATGCGGTAACGCCGACCTGATGCTGGAAGTGCGTCAGCTGCGTCTGAACCCGACGACCGGCGCCAGTGGCGGTATGGGTGGCATGGGCGGATTCGCCGGCGGCATGCCCGGCGGCTTTGAGGGTGGATTCGATGGCGGTCCTGGGATGCCCGGCGGCGGTCAGCAGAAGGTCGACAATCGGTACGACGTGCCGATCGAAGTTTACGGCATTGTCTATATCTACAATCCCGTGAACAAAGAGTTGTTGGGAATCACCGACGAAAGCGAGTCGGAAGATGGCCTCGACGGCAACGAAACCGCCATGCGGTAGTCGTCAAGCGGTTGGACGCTTGGATTGGAACAGAGAACACGCGCCCACGTGGCGAGCGACAAATTACGGAACATGCGGGAAGCTGCTTCCCATAAAGGTGAGGGAACTACGACATGCAGAAGCTAGACTTACAAAACGGCGGCATGAAATCGAAGTTGATCTTGCACGTTGAAAAGATCGTCTTCGCCATCGCGGTGTTGTTGGTCGTGACGTTTATCTACTTCGGCGCGCAGCGCGAAGGTATCACCGTTACGCCGGACCAAGTCAAGCAAGTCGCCGATCGCGCCAGCGCCAACATTAACGAATCGGAATGGTCGCCGGTCGAAAAGAAACGCTGGACCGAGCCGATCTACGAACAGCGGGCCGAGCATGCCCAAAACCCGATCAACATCAGCAACTATGCCGCGATGTCCGAATTTGGCCCGCCGATGTATCAGTCGATTCAGAAGCGCACCGATCCGAAGATCCTGGCGCTGGAGAATCTGGAGGCGATCCCCGGGGGCGCACCTTTCGTCTATGACGACCAGCGATTGGGCAACGCTTTTGCCGGCGGAGGGGCCGGTTCTGGAATGATGGAAGGGGCCTATCCCGGCGGCTATGGCGGAGAAGGCGGCTTCCCAGGAATGGGCTATGGCGGACCGGGCGGGCCGCAGCAGAAAGATCCGCCGCCGGTCATGACTCCGGAGCAGCAGAAGCGATTTGGCCCGGCTCGCGCGACCGCGGGGACTCGGATCGAATGGAAAAACTTTGTGGCGCTGGTCGGCAAGATTCCGCTCGAAAAGCAGTGGGATGAATATGATGCGGCGCTGCTGGATGCGACTGGATATGATCCGCAGCGTGATGTGCCGAAGTACATCGGTTTTGGCGTTCGTCGCCGCGAACGGCTGCCCGACGGCACGTGGAGCGAATACAAAGATCTGGTTCCCCAGATGGCGTTCGCCGATGCGATGAAATGGGCCTTCCGTCCTGAGGAAGTGATTCCGCCGGAATACGCCCACCCGCTGCTCACCTTTCCGATCGCCCCGATGCTGTTGGTCGATCCGGCCGATTATGCTCGGCACTCGGAAGTGCCGAAATGGTCGCCGATGCAGAACGGGATGAATGGCGAAGGCTATCCTGGCATGCCCGGCGGCGGCTATCCCGGTATGGCTGGGATGGAGACGGAGGATGGTAAGCCGGTGCAACCGCAAATTCCGGAGATTACCGCGGACTCCACCTTCATGCCGGGCGGTTTTGGTACCGGCGGCCCCGGCGGAATGGGCATGCCTGGCATGGGAGAAGGGGGCGGATACCCCGGCATGATGGGGCCTGGCGGCGGAATGATGCCCGGCGGGCGTCCGGGGCGTGGAGGCCGCACTGGTCGTGGCGGCGGAATGCCCGGCGGCGGCATGATGT from Blastopirellula retiformator encodes:
- the pilM gene encoding pilus assembly protein PilM — its product is MAAGKGVWSIDIGHAAIKALRCTVHDDGFWLVADAFDYIEYPKLLTLPDTNPEQMIRDALKEFLSRNELKNDKVAISVPGQAGLARFFKAPPVEAKRIPDIVKYEAKQQIPFPLDEVVWDYQPMPGAHVEEGISLETEIGIFAMKRDQVFRSLQPFLDAGIDVDFVQLTPVALYNFVAHDLLTANPTKEEYDPANQPESYVILSMGTETTDLVITNGFRVWQRSLPIGGNHFTKQLTRDLKLTFAKAEHLKRHAREADDAKLIFQSMRPKFNELVTDIQRSIGFFQTLDRKAKISRIVPVGNAMKLPGLVSYLAKNLGYEAVEIDGFQKLSGSEVTSSAAFRDNIMSFATCYGMCLQGQRKSCLQTNLLPQEILVDRLIREKKPWAVAAVAALLLACTVNFFFHWKAWNTADPEKFAQAISAVKWVEQQSSSHKSTDDQYMTDAENLRAIGNYVVGNEENRRLWPELLRAVTASLPTYEGKPEELWKMPIEERPFLYIDSVESKYYPDVSFWYTVSLRERYRQTVDNSKRLDEAAEVGLTAEDLDEKGAAPVEEGAEPGAANPMTPAAAPDASMEEEITPAEGEEAMEMVDENGEIVDALAGPTESGWVIQLKGKHFHNSTKARQNSGPQYVRNTLIHQLESGSIMLDDGSGQMIEVSMKELGISHPVIVLDSVPRTVQVDNPDYDPATMGMNGEAGMMAPMGGVNPMGAAGEIVPPKIPVKVYEFTVQFCWQETPVSKRIENKKLEAEAAAEAAAAAAAAEEGF